A genomic window from Streptomyces broussonetiae includes:
- a CDS encoding FAD-dependent monooxygenase: MAQSARAIVIGGGIGGLAAAAALHAKGWNVTVLERARSLEPVGAAISLAPNALRALDVLGIGEEIRDLAAWQGDGGLRTPRGRWLSRSSAEAAAARFGGPLVLLARATLVDRLAALLPPGAVRIATAGTLTDPGDSRRPARVSVGGQELEAELVVGADGINSRVRAALFPLHPGPVYSGFTTWRVLIPVPGTEFASHETWGRGRIWGTHPLKDGRVYAYAAATTPAGERAPDDEKAELLRRFGDWHEPVPAVLAAARPKDVLRHDVHHIAEPLPAYHAGRVALLGDAAHAMPPTLGQGGNQAVEDAVVLAHHGDDLAAYTAARLPRTTVITRQAVRVARLNMTGSRAAIAVRDLAIAALSKAGPALFLRGFDGIADWRPPYAAQETPTVKR; this comes from the coding sequence ATGGCACAGTCGGCGCGCGCGATCGTCATCGGCGGTGGAATCGGAGGCCTGGCCGCGGCGGCGGCCCTGCACGCCAAGGGCTGGAACGTAACCGTGCTGGAGCGGGCCCGCTCTCTGGAGCCCGTCGGCGCGGCCATTTCCCTCGCCCCCAACGCGCTGCGCGCCCTCGACGTGCTCGGCATCGGCGAGGAGATCCGCGACCTTGCCGCCTGGCAGGGGGACGGTGGGCTGCGCACCCCGCGCGGGCGCTGGCTGTCCCGCTCCAGCGCCGAGGCGGCTGCCGCCCGCTTCGGCGGCCCGCTGGTCCTGCTCGCCCGCGCCACCCTGGTCGACCGGCTCGCCGCCCTGCTCCCGCCCGGCGCCGTCCGCATCGCGACCGCCGGGACCCTCACCGACCCCGGTGACAGCCGGCGGCCCGCCCGGGTCAGCGTCGGCGGACAGGAGCTGGAGGCGGAGTTGGTGGTCGGTGCGGACGGCATCAACTCCCGCGTCCGTGCAGCCCTGTTCCCGCTGCACCCGGGGCCGGTCTACTCGGGGTTCACCACCTGGCGGGTGCTGATCCCGGTGCCCGGTACGGAGTTCGCCTCGCACGAGACCTGGGGCCGGGGCCGCATCTGGGGCACGCACCCGCTCAAGGACGGCCGCGTCTACGCGTATGCGGCCGCCACGACCCCGGCGGGCGAGCGGGCGCCGGACGACGAGAAGGCCGAACTCCTGCGCCGGTTCGGCGACTGGCACGAGCCCGTTCCCGCCGTCCTCGCCGCCGCCCGCCCCAAGGATGTGCTCCGGCACGACGTCCACCACATCGCCGAGCCTCTGCCCGCCTATCACGCAGGCCGCGTCGCCCTGCTCGGGGATGCCGCCCACGCCATGCCGCCGACCCTCGGCCAGGGCGGCAACCAGGCCGTCGAGGACGCCGTCGTGCTCGCCCACCACGGCGACGACCTGGCCGCCTACACCGCGGCCCGCCTGCCGCGCACGACGGTGATCACCCGTCAGGCGGTCAGGGTGGCCCGTTTGAACATGACCGGCAGCCGCGCCGCCATCGCCGTGCGCGACCTCGCGATCGCCGCCCTGTCGAAGGCCGGACCCGCGCTCTTCCTGCGCGGATTCGACGGCATCGCCGACTGGCGGCCCCCGTATGCTGCCCAGGAGACACCGACGGTCAAGCGGTAG
- a CDS encoding Gfo/Idh/MocA family protein, giving the protein MKVGCIGLGDIAQKAYLPVLGTRPGIDLHLQTRTPTTLDRVADTLHLPADRRHTSLDSLLAAGLDAAFVHAPTAVHPEIVTRLLRAGVPTYVDKPLAYELADSARLVDLAEERGVSLFVGFNRRYAPGYAQCLEHPRELILMQKNRVGLPEEPRSMILDDFIHVVDTLRFLVPGPVDDVTVRARTEGGLLHHVVLQLAGDGFTALGVMNRLSGSTEEVLEVSGQDTKRQVLNLAEVIDHKGQPTVRRRGDWVPVARQRGIEQAVLAFLDAVRAGKVLSARDALVTHELCERVVRAVRDRSGAA; this is encoded by the coding sequence GTGAAGGTCGGCTGCATCGGACTCGGTGACATCGCGCAGAAGGCGTATCTGCCGGTGCTGGGCACACGACCGGGGATCGACCTCCACCTGCAGACCCGGACGCCCACCACGCTCGACCGCGTCGCCGACACCCTGCACCTGCCGGCCGACCGGCGGCACACCTCGCTCGACTCGCTGCTCGCCGCCGGCCTCGACGCGGCCTTCGTGCACGCGCCGACCGCCGTCCACCCCGAGATCGTGACCCGGCTGCTCCGGGCGGGTGTACCGACGTACGTCGACAAGCCGCTCGCCTACGAACTCGCCGACTCCGCACGGCTGGTGGACCTCGCCGAGGAGCGCGGGGTCTCCCTCTTCGTGGGCTTCAACCGGCGGTACGCCCCCGGCTACGCACAGTGCCTGGAGCACCCGCGCGAGCTGATCCTCATGCAGAAGAACCGCGTCGGGCTGCCCGAGGAACCGCGCTCGATGATCCTGGACGACTTCATCCACGTCGTCGACACCCTGCGGTTCCTGGTGCCGGGCCCGGTCGACGACGTGACCGTGCGCGCCCGCACCGAGGGCGGGCTGCTGCACCACGTGGTGCTCCAGCTCGCCGGGGACGGCTTCACCGCGCTCGGAGTGATGAACCGGCTCAGCGGCTCCACCGAGGAGGTCCTGGAGGTCTCCGGGCAGGACACCAAACGCCAGGTGCTCAACCTCGCCGAGGTGATCGACCACAAGGGTCAGCCGACCGTGCGCCGGCGCGGCGACTGGGTGCCGGTGGCCCGCCAGCGCGGCATCGAGCAGGCGGTCCTCGCCTTCCTCGACGCCGTGCGGGCCGGAAAGGTGCTCAGCGCCCGGGACGCGCTGGTGACTCATGAACTGTGCGAGCGGGTGGTGCGAGCGGTACGGGACCGCTCCGGCGCAGCCTGA